A section of the Citrobacter farmeri genome encodes:
- the envC gene encoding murein hydrolase activator EnvC: MRGKTINRKNGAMKPRRFSVRPLIYASVVSAGVLLCAFSAHADDRDQLKSIQADIAAKERAVRQQQQQRSGLLAQLKAQEEAISAAARQLRETQNTLAQLNKQIDEMNASIAKLERQKANQERSLAAQLDAAFRQGEHTGIQLILSGEESQRGQRLQAYFGYLNQARQETINELKQTREEVAAQRAELEEKQSQQQTLLYEQRAQQAKLEQARNERKKTLAGLESSIQQGQQQLSELRANESRLRNSIARAEAAAKARAEREAREAEAVRNRQKEATRKGTTYKPTDSEKSLMSRTGGLGSPRGQAFWPVRGPTLHRYGEQLQGELRWKGMVIGASEGTEVKAIADGRVILADWLQGYGLVVVVEHGKGDMSLYGYNQSALVSVGTQVRAGQPIALVGSSGGQGRPSLYFEIRRQGQAVNPQPWLGR; this comes from the coding sequence ATGAGGGGAAAGACGATAAACAGAAAAAATGGGGCCATGAAACCAAGACGGTTTTCAGTCAGGCCCCTGATTTACGCCAGCGTGGTGAGCGCTGGCGTATTGTTGTGCGCCTTTTCCGCCCACGCGGATGACCGCGATCAGCTTAAATCTATTCAGGCGGATATCGCCGCCAAAGAACGTGCTGTACGTCAACAACAGCAACAGCGTTCAGGCTTGCTTGCGCAACTGAAGGCGCAGGAAGAGGCCATCTCCGCCGCCGCGCGTCAGTTACGTGAAACACAAAACACCCTCGCGCAGTTGAACAAACAAATCGATGAAATGAATGCCTCTATCGCGAAGCTGGAACGGCAGAAAGCCAACCAGGAGCGCAGCCTCGCCGCGCAACTGGACGCGGCGTTTCGTCAGGGTGAACACACCGGCATTCAACTTATCCTGAGCGGTGAGGAGAGCCAGCGCGGTCAGCGTTTGCAGGCCTACTTCGGTTATCTGAACCAGGCACGCCAGGAGACGATCAACGAACTGAAGCAGACCCGCGAAGAGGTCGCCGCCCAGCGTGCTGAACTGGAAGAGAAACAGAGTCAGCAACAGACGCTGCTGTATGAACAACGCGCCCAGCAGGCGAAGCTTGAACAGGCGCGCAACGAACGTAAGAAAACCCTTGCCGGGCTGGAGTCCTCTATTCAGCAGGGCCAGCAACAACTCAGTGAACTACGCGCCAACGAATCCCGTTTGCGCAATAGCATTGCCCGAGCCGAGGCTGCCGCCAAAGCACGTGCCGAACGCGAAGCACGCGAGGCGGAAGCGGTACGTAATCGCCAGAAAGAGGCCACCCGCAAAGGCACCACTTACAAACCCACTGACAGTGAGAAATCGCTGATGTCGCGTACTGGCGGGCTGGGTTCGCCACGCGGTCAGGCATTCTGGCCGGTTCGTGGCCCCACGCTGCATCGCTATGGCGAACAACTGCAAGGTGAGCTACGTTGGAAAGGGATGGTTATCGGTGCGTCTGAAGGCACCGAAGTGAAAGCCATTGCCGATGGTCGTGTCATTCTGGCGGACTGGCTGCAAGGCTATGGACTGGTCGTCGTCGTTGAACACGGCAAGGGCGACATGAGTCTTTATGGCTACAACCAGAGCGCGCTGGTCAGCGTCGGTACACAGGTTCGCGCCGGTCAGCCTATTGCGCTGGTGGGTAGCAGCGGTGGTCAGGGTCGACCGTCGCTCTATTTTGAAATTCGTCGCCAGGGTCAGGCCGTCAATCCACAACCGTGGTTGGGAAGATAA
- the rfaC gene encoding lipopolysaccharide heptosyltransferase RfaC, translated as MRVLIVKTSSMGDVLHTLPALTDAQLAIPDIQFDWVVEEGFAQIPSWHAAVNRVIPVAIRRWRKAWFSAPIKEERKAFREAVQAEQYDAIIDAQGLVKSAALVTRLAHGVKHGMDWQTAREPLASLFYNRRHHIARQQHAVERTRELFAKSLDYQKPVSQGDYAIAQHFLAVGNTNEQPYTVFLHATTRDDKHWPEANWRALIGLLADSGISIKLPWGAPHEEARAKRLAEGFAHVEVLPRMTLEGVARVLAGAKFVVSVDTGLSHLTAALDRPNITLYGPTDPGLIGGYGKNQVACRAPENQLVMLSADSVRDELTSLL; from the coding sequence ATGCGGGTTCTGATCGTCAAAACATCCTCAATGGGTGATGTGCTACATACGCTGCCCGCACTCACAGATGCGCAACTGGCCATTCCGGATATTCAGTTTGATTGGGTGGTTGAAGAAGGATTTGCGCAGATACCGTCCTGGCATGCCGCGGTGAACCGCGTCATCCCCGTGGCGATTCGCCGCTGGCGTAAGGCCTGGTTTTCCGCCCCGATTAAAGAGGAGCGCAAAGCCTTCCGTGAGGCCGTCCAGGCCGAGCAATATGACGCGATCATCGACGCCCAGGGCCTGGTGAAAAGCGCGGCACTGGTGACGCGTCTGGCACATGGGGTAAAACACGGTATGGACTGGCAAACCGCACGTGAACCGCTGGCCAGTCTGTTCTATAATCGCCGCCATCACATCGCCAGACAGCAGCATGCCGTAGAGCGTACGCGTGAGCTGTTTGCAAAAAGCCTGGACTATCAGAAACCGGTATCGCAAGGCGATTATGCGATTGCGCAGCATTTCCTTGCCGTCGGAAATACGAATGAACAGCCCTATACGGTATTTTTGCATGCCACAACGCGCGATGATAAGCACTGGCCGGAGGCAAACTGGCGGGCGTTAATCGGTCTGTTGGCTGACAGTGGGATAAGCATTAAATTGCCCTGGGGGGCACCTCATGAAGAAGCACGGGCAAAGAGGTTAGCGGAGGGATTCGCTCACGTTGAGGTGTTACCGCGAATGACGCTGGAAGGTGTCGCTCGTGTGCTGGCTGGGGCAAAATTTGTCGTTTCAGTCGATACGGGGTTAAGCCATCTGACCGCCGCACTCGATCGACCCAATATCACGTTGTACGGTCCTACGGATCCAGGACTCATTGGTGGTTATGGGAAGAACCAGGTGGCGTGTCGCGCGCCAGAAAATCAATTAGTCATGCTAAGCGCTGATTCCGTCCGCGACGAGCTCACATCATTATTGTAA
- a CDS encoding divergent polysaccharide deacetylase family protein: MPQFRRTVLSFASLLAFASPVFAGKLAIVIDDFGYRPHYENQVLAMPAQISVAVLPNAPHAREMATKAHNSGHEVLIHLPMAPLSKQPLEKDTLRPEMSSDEIERIIREAVDKVPYAVGLNNHMGSAMTSSLFGMQKVMQALERYDLYFLDSMTIGNSQAMRAASGTGVKVIKRKVFLDDTQNEADIRRQFNRAIDLARRNGSAIAIGHPHPSTVRVLQQMVYNLPADITLVRPGSLLNEPQVDTSTPNLTPPKTNDAPRNPFRGVKLCKPKKPLEPVYTSRFFNVLSESISQSTLVNWFQNQWQGWGKSPRDNTTNPG, encoded by the coding sequence TTGCCTCAATTTCGCCGTACCGTTCTTTCATTCGCCAGCCTGCTGGCATTCGCATCCCCTGTTTTTGCTGGCAAACTCGCCATTGTCATTGACGATTTTGGCTATCGTCCGCATTACGAAAATCAGGTTCTGGCGATGCCGGCCCAGATCTCCGTTGCCGTTTTGCCGAACGCCCCCCATGCTCGCGAAATGGCGACCAAAGCGCACAACAGCGGTCATGAAGTGCTGATCCATCTGCCAATGGCGCCATTGAGTAAACAGCCGCTGGAAAAGGACACGCTACGCCCGGAGATGAGCAGCGACGAAATTGAACGAATTATTCGCGAGGCGGTGGATAAAGTGCCTTACGCGGTGGGGCTCAACAACCACATGGGCAGCGCAATGACCTCCAGCCTGTTTGGTATGCAGAAAGTGATGCAGGCGCTGGAACGCTACGATCTCTATTTCCTCGACAGCATGACCATCGGCAACAGCCAGGCGATGCGTGCCGCATCCGGGACCGGCGTGAAGGTGATTAAGCGGAAAGTGTTTCTCGATGACACGCAAAACGAAGCGGACATTCGCCGCCAGTTTAACCGCGCCATTGATCTGGCTCGTCGCAACGGTTCTGCCATCGCGATAGGCCATCCTCATCCATCGACTGTGCGCGTGTTACAGCAAATGGTGTATAACCTGCCAGCCGACATCACCCTTGTCCGTCCGGGCAGCCTGCTCAATGAGCCGCAGGTGGATACTTCCACGCCGAATCTGACGCCACCGAAAACTAACGACGCCCCGCGAAATCCATTCCGTGGCGTGAAATTGTGTAAACCGAAGAAACCATTAGAACCGGTCTACACCAGTCGATTCTTCAACGTGTTAAGCGAAAGCATCAGCCAGAGTACGCTGGTGAACTGGTTCCAGAATCAGTGGCAGGGTTGGGGGAAATCGCCCCGCGACAACACGACTAACCCAGGTTAA
- the kbl gene encoding glycine C-acetyltransferase, producing the protein MRGDFYKQLTNDLQTARAEGLFKEERIITSAQQADITVADGSHVINFCANNYLGLANHPDLIAAAKAGMDSHGFGMASVRFICGTQDSHKQLEQKLAAFLGMEDAILYSSCFDANGGLFETLLGAEDAIISDALNHASIIDGVRLCKAKRFRYANNDMQELEARLKEAREAGARHVLIATDGVFSMDGVIANLKGVCDLADKYNALVMVDDSHAVGFVGENGRGSHEYCDVMGRVDIITGTLGKALGGASGGYTAARKEVVEWLRQRSRPYLFSNSLAPAIVAASIKVLEMVESGGELRDRLWANARQFREQMSAAGFTLAGADHAIIPVMLGDAVIAQEFARELQKEGIYVTGFFYPVVPKGQARIRTQMSAAHTPEQITRAVEAFTRIGKQLGVIA; encoded by the coding sequence ATGCGTGGGGATTTTTACAAACAGTTAACTAACGATCTGCAAACCGCCCGTGCGGAAGGATTGTTTAAAGAAGAGCGCATTATCACATCTGCTCAGCAGGCAGATATCACCGTGGCGGACGGCAGCCACGTTATTAACTTCTGCGCCAATAACTACCTGGGACTGGCGAACCATCCGGATCTGATTGCCGCAGCGAAAGCCGGTATGGACTCTCATGGGTTTGGGATGGCGTCGGTGCGCTTTATCTGTGGCACCCAGGACAGCCATAAACAGCTGGAACAAAAACTGGCTGCGTTCCTCGGCATGGAAGATGCCATTCTTTACTCTTCCTGTTTCGATGCCAACGGCGGTCTGTTCGAAACGCTGTTGGGTGCTGAAGATGCGATTATCTCTGACGCGCTGAATCATGCCTCCATCATTGATGGCGTGCGCCTGTGCAAAGCGAAGCGCTTTCGCTATGCCAACAACGATATGCAGGAACTGGAAGCCCGCCTGAAAGAAGCGCGCGAAGCCGGGGCTCGTCATGTGCTGATAGCCACCGACGGGGTGTTTTCAATGGACGGTGTCATCGCCAACCTGAAGGGCGTGTGCGATCTGGCAGACAAATACAACGCGCTGGTGATGGTCGATGACTCCCATGCCGTGGGGTTTGTTGGTGAGAACGGCCGCGGTTCCCACGAATATTGCGATGTGATGGGTCGTGTAGACATCATCACCGGAACGCTGGGTAAAGCCCTTGGCGGCGCATCCGGTGGTTACACTGCTGCCCGTAAAGAGGTGGTTGAGTGGTTGCGTCAGCGCTCTCGCCCTTATCTGTTCTCCAACTCACTGGCCCCGGCGATTGTCGCTGCTTCCATCAAAGTGCTGGAGATGGTTGAGTCTGGCGGTGAATTGCGCGATCGCCTGTGGGCAAACGCGCGCCAGTTCCGCGAGCAAATGTCTGCTGCAGGGTTCACTCTGGCCGGTGCCGATCACGCGATTATCCCGGTAATGCTGGGTGACGCGGTGATTGCACAAGAATTTGCCCGCGAGCTGCAAAAAGAGGGCATTTACGTCACAGGATTCTTCTATCCGGTTGTTCCGAAAGGTCAGGCACGCATTCGTACTCAGATGTCTGCGGCACACACCCCGGAACAAATCACCCGCGCGGTGGAAGCCTTCACCCGCATTGGTAAACAACTGGGCGTTATTGCCTGA
- the tdh gene encoding L-threonine 3-dehydrogenase: MKALSKLKAEEGIWMTDVPEPEVGHNDLLIKIRKTAICGTDVHIYNWDEWSQKTIPVPMVVGHEYVGEVVGIGQEVKGFKIGDRVSGEGHITCGHCRNCRGGRTHLCRNTTGVGVNRPGCFAEYLVIPAFNAFKIPDNISDDLASIFDPFGNAVHTALSFDLVGEDVLVSGAGPIGIMAAAVAKHVGARNVVITDVNEYRLELARKMGITRAVNVSKESLSEVMEELGMTEGFDVGLEMSGAPPAFRAMLDTMNHGGRIAMLGIPPSDMSIDWTKVIFKGLFIKGIYGREMFETWYKMAALIQSGLDLSPIITHRFSIDEFQKGFDAMRSGQSGKVILSWN, encoded by the coding sequence ATGAAAGCGTTATCCAAACTGAAAGCGGAAGAGGGCATCTGGATGACCGACGTTCCGGAACCGGAAGTTGGTCACAACGATCTGCTGATTAAAATCCGTAAAACAGCCATCTGCGGCACTGACGTTCACATCTATAACTGGGATGAGTGGTCGCAAAAAACCATCCCGGTTCCTATGGTTGTCGGCCATGAGTACGTTGGCGAAGTGGTTGGTATCGGTCAGGAAGTGAAAGGCTTTAAGATCGGCGACCGCGTGTCTGGCGAAGGTCACATTACCTGCGGGCACTGCCGTAACTGTCGTGGCGGACGCACGCATCTGTGCCGTAATACCACGGGGGTGGGCGTCAACCGTCCGGGCTGTTTCGCAGAATATCTGGTGATCCCGGCGTTCAACGCGTTCAAAATTCCGGACAATATCTCAGATGATCTGGCCTCCATCTTTGACCCGTTTGGCAATGCGGTGCATACGGCGCTGTCGTTCGATCTGGTCGGCGAAGACGTACTGGTATCGGGGGCTGGTCCGATTGGCATCATGGCGGCTGCGGTGGCGAAGCACGTGGGTGCACGCAACGTGGTGATCACTGACGTTAATGAGTATCGCCTTGAGCTGGCGCGTAAGATGGGCATCACCCGCGCGGTCAACGTGTCAAAAGAGAGCCTGAGCGAAGTGATGGAAGAGCTGGGCATGACCGAAGGGTTTGATGTCGGTCTGGAGATGTCCGGTGCGCCGCCAGCCTTCCGTGCGATGCTGGACACCATGAATCACGGTGGCAGGATTGCTATGCTGGGTATTCCTCCCTCAGATATGTCTATCGACTGGACGAAAGTGATCTTTAAAGGACTGTTCATTAAAGGCATTTACGGTCGCGAGATGTTCGAAACCTGGTATAAGATGGCTGCGCTGATACAGTCTGGTCTGGATCTGTCGCCCATTATCACCCACCGCTTCTCGATTGATGAGTTCCAGAAAGGCTTTGACGCAATGCGCTCAGGCCAGTCCGGGAAAGTCATTCTCAGCTGGAATTAA
- the rfaD gene encoding ADP-glyceromanno-heptose 6-epimerase, translating into MIIVTGGAGFIGSNIVKSLNDKGITDILVVDNLKDGTKFVNLVDLNIADYMDKEDFLIQIMAGEEFGEIEAIFHEGACSSTTEWDGKYMMDNNYQYSKELLHYCLEREIPFLYASSAATYGGRTSDFIESREYEKPLNVYGYSKFLFDEYVRQILPEANSQIVGFRYFNVYGPREGHKGSMASVAFHLNTQLNNGETPKLFEGSENFKRDFVYVGDVADVNLWFWENGVSGIFNLGTGRAESFQAVADAALAYHKKSELEYIPFPEKLKGRYQAFTQADLTNLRAAGYDKPFKTVAEGVAEYMAWLNRDNATNSQNHSSGIKAATK; encoded by the coding sequence ATGATCATCGTTACCGGCGGCGCGGGCTTTATCGGCAGTAATATCGTTAAGTCCCTGAATGATAAAGGCATCACCGATATCCTGGTGGTGGACAACCTGAAAGACGGCACCAAGTTTGTTAACCTGGTGGATCTGAACATTGCCGACTATATGGATAAAGAAGATTTCTTAATCCAGATTATGGCGGGTGAAGAGTTCGGCGAGATCGAAGCGATTTTCCACGAAGGAGCCTGTTCTTCCACCACCGAGTGGGACGGCAAGTACATGATGGATAACAACTATCAGTACTCCAAAGAGCTGCTACATTACTGCCTGGAGCGTGAAATTCCGTTCCTGTATGCCTCTTCCGCGGCCACCTATGGCGGTCGTACTTCTGACTTCATCGAATCCCGCGAATATGAGAAACCGCTGAACGTCTACGGTTACTCAAAGTTCCTGTTTGACGAATACGTGCGTCAGATCCTGCCAGAAGCCAATTCACAGATCGTGGGCTTTCGTTACTTCAACGTCTACGGGCCGCGTGAAGGCCATAAAGGCAGCATGGCGAGCGTCGCATTCCATCTCAATACGCAGCTCAACAATGGTGAAACACCGAAGCTGTTTGAAGGTAGCGAAAACTTTAAACGCGACTTCGTCTACGTCGGCGACGTGGCGGACGTCAACCTGTGGTTCTGGGAAAATGGCGTCTCCGGTATCTTTAACCTGGGTACTGGCCGTGCAGAATCCTTCCAGGCCGTAGCCGATGCTGCTCTGGCGTACCATAAGAAAAGCGAGCTTGAGTACATCCCGTTCCCGGAAAAACTGAAAGGTCGCTACCAGGCATTTACACAGGCCGATCTGACCAACCTGCGCGCTGCGGGCTACGATAAGCCCTTCAAGACCGTTGCCGAAGGCGTAGCGGAATATATGGCCTGGCTAAACCGCGACAACGCGACAAATTCACAAAATCATTCTAGCGGTATCAAGGCGGCAACTAAGTGA
- a CDS encoding O-antigen ligase family protein has translation MPTLSLASPWRHYATKTSSALEITTYLLCTITLIVALFDNTLSMKLYNVTAILGLLALLLRGKPESYSVQYWLLPLAILIIGALDIAWYSTFKVDNSPFRATYHSYLNAAKIFLFGAFLILLALTSRIRFKKELPLYILYSLSFFIAGYAYYIKTTTGMARLDFGIGTATGAAYSIMFVGIVSGISILYARRNHPILFLLNAIAIFYALALTQTRSTLLIFPVICALSLVAGYIKSPKKLFFSVIGFFIALVVLIVLFSKPIYNRFHEGVSDLTRYSQGNSKSSLGARLAMYEIGFDIFKEAPLAARSADTRAQQMKELASEDKYLQGALEFSNIHLHNEFIEAASLKGIAGVLSTLLFYIALFYTVYYHRSLGLFALTLAIVGTGLSDVILWSRSVPIILITAIVLMLFLKKNRLHGDIAPQ, from the coding sequence ATGCCAACCTTGAGTCTTGCAAGTCCCTGGCGTCACTACGCCACAAAGACATCTTCAGCACTGGAAATAACAACCTATTTGCTCTGCACCATAACGCTGATTGTTGCACTGTTTGATAATACGCTGAGCATGAAGTTATATAATGTCACGGCGATACTCGGTCTGTTGGCGCTACTGTTGCGCGGTAAACCTGAAAGCTATTCAGTGCAGTACTGGCTACTGCCGCTCGCTATTTTGATCATCGGCGCGCTGGACATCGCCTGGTATTCCACCTTTAAGGTTGATAATTCACCTTTTCGCGCCACGTACCACAGTTACCTGAATGCTGCGAAGATCTTTCTCTTTGGCGCTTTTCTTATCCTGCTGGCGCTGACGTCTAGAATTCGCTTTAAGAAAGAATTGCCGCTTTATATCCTGTATTCGCTGTCATTTTTTATCGCGGGATATGCATATTATATAAAAACTACCACCGGCATGGCTCGCCTGGATTTTGGCATTGGCACAGCAACGGGTGCTGCTTATTCCATTATGTTTGTCGGCATTGTCAGCGGGATATCGATTCTCTACGCCCGACGGAATCACCCGATATTATTTTTACTGAATGCGATCGCTATATTCTATGCGCTGGCACTCACCCAGACGCGCTCCACTCTGCTGATCTTCCCGGTGATATGTGCGCTGTCGCTGGTCGCCGGATATATCAAGTCGCCAAAGAAACTCTTCTTTTCAGTAATTGGCTTTTTCATCGCGCTGGTTGTGCTGATTGTCCTGTTTAGTAAGCCGATTTATAACCGCTTCCACGAAGGCGTCTCGGACCTGACACGCTATAGCCAGGGTAATAGCAAGAGTTCCCTGGGCGCACGACTGGCAATGTATGAAATTGGCTTCGATATCTTTAAAGAAGCCCCGCTCGCGGCGAGATCCGCCGATACACGAGCCCAGCAGATGAAAGAACTCGCAAGTGAAGATAAATATCTGCAAGGTGCCCTGGAGTTTTCAAATATTCACTTACACAACGAGTTTATCGAAGCCGCTTCCCTGAAAGGGATCGCCGGGGTACTGTCGACACTGTTATTCTATATCGCGCTGTTCTATACGGTCTATTACCACCGTTCTCTGGGGCTCTTTGCGCTAACGTTAGCGATCGTCGGCACTGGACTCAGTGATGTCATTCTCTGGTCTCGTAGCGTGCCCATCATCTTAATAACCGCGATCGTTCTAATGCTCTTCCTCAAGAAAAACAGATTGCACGGCGATATCGCACCGCAATAA
- a CDS encoding glycosyltransferase, translated as MMNSTNRLSVIIPLYNAGNDFKACMESLIAQTWTALEIIIVNDGSTDNSVDIAKYYAENYPHVRLLHQANAGASVARNRGMDIATGKYIAFVDADDLVYPHMYETLMTMALEDDLDVAQCNADWSERDTGVTWQSIPTDRIRSTGVLTGPDWLRMALFSRRWTHVVWMGVYRREVIEKNNIRFIPGLHHQDIVWTTEFMFNALRARYTEESLYKYFLHNNSVSRLKRQGNKNLNYQRHYIKITRLLEKLNRNYADRIMIYPEFHQQITYEALRVCHSVRKEPDILTRQRMIAEIFTSGMYKRMVMNVRSAKVAYQTLLWSVRLYQWRDKTRSHHRTARKALNLG; from the coding sequence ATGATGAACAGTACAAACAGACTCAGTGTTATTATCCCATTATATAATGCGGGTAATGATTTTAAAGCCTGCATGGAATCTCTCATCGCGCAAACGTGGACTGCCCTGGAAATCATTATTGTGAATGATGGGTCAACGGACAATTCGGTTGATATAGCAAAGTATTACGCCGAAAACTATCCCCATGTACGACTGTTGCACCAGGCGAACGCTGGAGCATCGGTTGCCCGTAACCGAGGGATGGACATTGCGACCGGCAAGTATATCGCGTTTGTTGATGCCGATGACCTCGTCTATCCGCACATGTATGAAACGCTAATGACGATGGCGCTGGAAGACGATCTGGACGTCGCGCAGTGCAATGCCGACTGGAGCGAGCGGGATACCGGCGTGACCTGGCAATCTATTCCAACTGACCGTATCCGCTCAACCGGCGTATTAACCGGTCCCGACTGGTTGCGTATGGCGCTCTTTTCTCGCCGCTGGACTCACGTGGTGTGGATGGGGGTTTATCGTCGTGAGGTTATTGAAAAGAATAACATTCGCTTTATTCCTGGATTACATCATCAGGATATTGTGTGGACCACAGAGTTTATGTTTAACGCGCTGCGTGCCCGTTATACTGAAGAATCCCTGTATAAGTATTTTCTGCATAATAATTCTGTCAGCCGACTGAAACGTCAGGGTAATAAAAATCTGAACTATCAGCGGCATTACATTAAGATCACCCGCTTATTAGAGAAGTTGAATCGGAATTATGCCGACCGGATTATGATCTATCCTGAATTTCATCAACAAATAACGTATGAAGCATTGCGTGTTTGTCATTCTGTGCGTAAAGAACCGGATATTTTGACGCGCCAGCGAATGATTGCCGAGATTTTTACCTCAGGGATGTATAAACGGATGGTGATGAACGTACGCAGTGCCAAGGTTGCGTATCAGACGTTACTGTGGTCAGTCCGATTATACCAATGGCGCGACAAAACGCGCTCGCACCATCGTACCGCGCGTAAAGCGCTTAACCTGGGTTAG
- the rfaF gene encoding ADP-heptose--LPS heptosyltransferase RfaF yields MKILVVGPSWVGDMMMSQSLYRTLKARYPQAIIDVMAPAWCRPLLSRMPEVNEAISMPLGHGALELGERRKLGHNLREKRYDRAYVLPNSFKSALIPFFAGIPHRTGWRGEMRYGLLNDARVLDKDAWPLMVERYVALAYDKGVMRTAKDLPQPLLWPQLQVSEGEKSLTCSAFSLSDERPMIGFCPGAEFGPAKRWPHYHYAELAKQLIDEGYQIVLFGSTKDHEAGNEILAALSDEQQAWCHNLAGETQLEQAVILIGACKAIVTNDSGLMHVAAALNRPLVALYGPSSPDFTPPLSHKARVIRLITGYHKVRKGDAAEGYHQSLIDITPARVLEELNSLLLQEEA; encoded by the coding sequence ATGAAGATTTTGGTGGTAGGCCCGTCCTGGGTGGGCGACATGATGATGTCGCAAAGTCTCTATCGCACGCTCAAGGCGCGCTATCCCCAGGCGATAATCGACGTGATGGCACCGGCATGGTGCCGTCCATTATTATCGCGGATGCCGGAGGTCAACGAGGCAATCTCCATGCCCTTAGGACACGGCGCGCTGGAACTGGGCGAACGTCGCAAACTCGGCCACAACCTGCGTGAAAAACGTTATGACCGTGCTTATGTCTTGCCCAACTCGTTTAAATCCGCACTGATTCCTTTCTTTGCCGGTATTCCTCATCGCACGGGCTGGCGCGGCGAAATGCGTTATGGCCTGCTTAATGACGCGCGAGTACTGGATAAAGACGCCTGGCCGTTAATGGTTGAACGCTACGTGGCGCTGGCCTACGACAAAGGCGTGATGCGCACAGCAAAAGATCTGCCACAGCCACTGCTATGGCCGCAACTCCAGGTGAGTGAAGGTGAGAAGTCATTGACCTGTAGCGCGTTTTCTCTTTCTGACGAACGTCCAATGATTGGCTTTTGCCCCGGGGCAGAATTCGGTCCCGCAAAACGCTGGCCGCACTATCACTATGCAGAACTCGCGAAACAACTCATTGACGAAGGCTATCAGATAGTCCTGTTTGGCTCGACAAAAGATCATGAGGCTGGCAACGAAATACTGGCAGCCTTAAGCGATGAACAGCAGGCCTGGTGCCATAATCTGGCTGGCGAAACGCAACTGGAACAGGCGGTCATATTGATTGGCGCGTGTAAGGCCATTGTCACCAACGATTCCGGCCTGATGCACGTCGCCGCGGCGCTGAACCGTCCGCTGGTTGCACTCTATGGACCAAGCAGCCCGGATTTTACCCCTCCACTGTCACATAAAGCGCGCGTGATTCGCCTGATTACGGGCTATCACAAAGTGCGTAAAGGCGATGCCGCCGAGGGCTATCATCAGAGCCTGATCGACATTACGCCTGCGCGTGTACTGGAAGAGCTCAACAGTCTGCTACTGCAAGAGGAAGCCTGA